Proteins found in one Candidatus Nitrosopelagicus brevis genomic segment:
- a CDS encoding ATPase domain-containing protein has product MISSQIGSLDKIFSGGLQNGIITEISGLRGTGKTQLALQFAIEPLSNNKKILFIDTTVEFRPERFLQMLQSRNLPASLLENLHVSRVTDTHKQIEILKTLDKNYFSLLIIDNITDLFAFEYSKKEHLIEKNTNFGNYMINLSQITQSEDIPIIITNQIFSHDEINYQRMHAQLENYIHQKIYLEKINNKNTCTISSPFIQNTKFNYKMTDSGIEETESI; this is encoded by the coding sequence ATGATATCTTCACAGATCGGTTCATTAGATAAAATTTTTTCAGGAGGACTACAAAATGGAATAATTACCGAAATCTCTGGTTTACGAGGAACTGGAAAAACTCAACTTGCATTACAATTTGCAATTGAACCATTAAGCAATAATAAAAAAATTTTATTCATTGATACCACTGTCGAATTCAGACCTGAAAGATTTCTTCAAATGTTACAATCTCGAAATCTTCCTGCATCATTACTTGAAAATTTACATGTTTCACGGGTTACTGATACTCATAAACAAATTGAAATTCTAAAAACTCTAGACAAAAATTATTTTTCGTTACTAATTATAGATAACATAACTGATTTATTTGCATTTGAGTATTCAAAAAAAGAACATCTAATTGAAAAAAATACTAATTTTGGTAATTATATGATTAATCTTTCTCAAATAACTCAATCAGAAGATATCCCAATCATAATCACAAATCAAATCTTTTCGCATGATGAAATAAATTATCAGCGAATGCATGCTCAACTTGAAAATTACATACATCAAAAAATCTATCTTGAAAAAATCAATAATAAAAACACCTGCACGATTTCATCACCATTTATTCAAAATACAAAATTTAATTATAAAATGACAGATTCTGGAATAGAAGAAACTGAATCTATTTAA
- a CDS encoding DEAD/DEAH box helicase, whose product MNELELDKKNNKILDPTISKKFKSIGFEELTEIQKEAIPEILEEKNCLIIAPTGSGKTECATIPIFSKLKTRKVSKKIKALYITPLRALNRDVFKRIINYAENENLKIEIRHGDTSQANRKRIADNPPDILITTPETLVNLLSQKKHLDALSDLEWVIIDEVHELLASERGSQLCLSLERLQIKSKNQIHRIGLSATVGNPEEAGRFLVGTDRKFQLIHDTSLRNYDVDVVFVDGIMDDVAVKIIEYIKKEQITSPVLLFTNSRGESERLSSILKQKTSINVELHHGSLSRQVREETEDMLRDGKSGIVVCTSSLELGLDIGSVELVIHYGSPRQVSKFMQRIGRSKHDRGDSARGLIITENADDEFEIQAIIERIKEGSIEEQKIHHGSLDVLAHHLVGLSMQVGNVPIEAALKLTKLAYPFRDISLEEFFDVLEILALRDLIIFNDDKTEYKKNTAFFATKYHFQNLSTIPDILKFKVVDTIENKFIGTLDQRFVGDLDKDQIFVLRGSQWRVLNIDEKSFKINVLPIRSSQEIPVPKWEGVNIPVDFKTANKVGAFRTKVQNGSLKMMNNIISNLDFPKVPDEKTIVIESHRLPQKSVLILHSCFGTKINSTLKVILETLLDASLASRVKSSSDAYRILLSVESRFTKKHITDVFLSDFDINEIMSVALKGKNDVTWKTFCVGKKFGFYDRSDVYVKNEIRYDFERNIDTPLVKEAFRELFHEKFDLEGTQRIIDLIKENKIQVEWVDVDKFSKLAEPVLDQTVMSYTNPANIDKEMLLKVKTRLMQTKQRLICVRCGLWQQVMTPNQTHPLRCKYCKGQQITCTYEYDHELVKIIQKKHQGKKLTPDENKNFQKAWKVSSLLSSFGKTALIVMAAYGVGPDTGARILKNRVEGDDDYLIKQIIIAEKTYTLTRGFWKD is encoded by the coding sequence ATGAACGAACTAGAATTAGACAAGAAAAACAACAAGATACTTGATCCTACAATTTCAAAAAAATTCAAGTCTATTGGATTTGAAGAACTAACTGAAATTCAAAAAGAAGCAATTCCTGAAATTTTAGAAGAAAAAAATTGCCTGATTATTGCACCTACTGGATCTGGTAAAACTGAATGTGCAACGATACCAATATTTTCTAAATTAAAAACTAGAAAAGTTTCAAAAAAAATAAAAGCACTTTACATAACCCCATTACGAGCATTAAATCGAGATGTTTTCAAAAGAATAATCAATTATGCTGAGAATGAAAATTTAAAAATTGAAATTAGACATGGTGATACTTCTCAAGCAAATAGAAAACGAATTGCAGATAATCCCCCGGATATTTTGATTACAACACCTGAAACACTTGTAAATTTACTTTCACAGAAAAAACATCTAGATGCATTATCTGATTTAGAATGGGTAATTATTGATGAAGTACATGAATTACTTGCAAGTGAAAGAGGTTCTCAATTATGCCTTAGTCTTGAACGTTTACAAATCAAATCAAAAAATCAAATTCATAGAATAGGATTATCTGCAACAGTTGGTAATCCTGAAGAGGCTGGACGTTTTTTAGTTGGTACAGACAGAAAATTTCAATTAATACATGATACATCTCTAAGAAATTATGATGTAGATGTTGTATTTGTTGACGGTATAATGGATGATGTAGCAGTTAAAATTATTGAATATATCAAAAAAGAACAAATTACTTCACCTGTTTTATTATTTACAAATTCACGAGGCGAATCTGAGAGATTATCTTCTATTTTGAAACAAAAAACATCAATCAATGTTGAATTACATCATGGTTCTCTTTCAAGACAAGTTAGAGAAGAAACAGAAGACATGCTTCGAGATGGAAAATCTGGTATTGTTGTTTGTACATCATCATTAGAATTAGGACTTGATATTGGTTCTGTGGAATTAGTTATTCATTATGGATCACCACGGCAAGTTTCAAAATTCATGCAAAGAATTGGAAGAAGTAAACATGATCGAGGAGACTCTGCTAGAGGATTAATCATTACTGAAAATGCTGATGATGAGTTTGAAATTCAAGCAATAATTGAACGAATTAAGGAAGGATCAATTGAAGAACAAAAGATACATCATGGATCTTTGGATGTTCTTGCTCACCATTTAGTTGGATTGTCCATGCAAGTTGGAAATGTTCCTATTGAAGCTGCACTGAAATTAACAAAACTTGCATATCCATTTCGAGATATATCACTTGAGGAATTTTTTGATGTTTTAGAGATTCTTGCATTACGTGATTTAATAATTTTTAATGATGATAAAACTGAATACAAGAAAAATACTGCATTCTTTGCGACAAAATACCATTTTCAAAACCTGTCCACCATCCCAGATATTTTAAAATTCAAAGTTGTTGATACTATTGAAAATAAATTCATTGGTACACTAGACCAGAGATTTGTAGGTGATCTTGATAAGGACCAAATTTTTGTTTTACGTGGTTCTCAATGGAGAGTTTTAAACATAGATGAAAAATCATTCAAAATCAATGTTTTACCTATTAGATCTTCTCAAGAAATTCCAGTTCCCAAATGGGAAGGAGTAAACATACCTGTTGATTTTAAAACTGCTAACAAAGTTGGAGCTTTTAGAACCAAAGTTCAAAATGGTTCATTAAAAATGATGAACAATATTATTTCAAATCTAGATTTTCCCAAAGTACCTGATGAAAAAACAATTGTAATAGAATCACACCGCCTTCCACAAAAAAGTGTATTAATTTTACATTCCTGCTTTGGTACAAAAATAAATTCAACATTAAAAGTTATTTTAGAAACATTGTTAGATGCCTCATTAGCTTCTAGAGTTAAATCTAGCTCTGATGCTTATAGAATTCTTTTATCAGTTGAATCAAGATTTACAAAAAAACACATTACTGATGTTTTTCTTTCTGATTTTGATATTAATGAAATAATGTCTGTTGCATTAAAGGGAAAAAATGATGTAACTTGGAAAACATTCTGTGTTGGGAAGAAATTTGGTTTTTACGATAGAAGTGATGTTTATGTAAAAAATGAAATTCGATATGATTTTGAACGAAATATTGACACACCTCTTGTAAAAGAGGCATTTAGGGAATTATTTCATGAAAAATTTGATCTAGAAGGTACTCAAAGAATTATTGACCTAATTAAAGAAAATAAAATACAGGTTGAATGGGTTGATGTTGATAAATTTTCAAAACTAGCAGAACCGGTATTAGACCAAACCGTAATGTCATATACAAATCCTGCAAATATAGACAAAGAAATGTTATTGAAGGTAAAAACACGTCTTATGCAAACAAAACAACGACTAATTTGTGTTCGATGTGGGTTATGGCAACAAGTTATGACCCCAAATCAAACACATCCGCTCAGATGTAAATACTGTAAAGGCCAACAAATCACATGTACTTACGAATACGACCATGAACTTGTAAAAATAATACAAAAAAAACATCAAGGAAAAAAATTAACTCCTGACGAAAACAAAAATTTTCAAAAAGCATGGAAGGTTTCATCATTATTATCTAGTTTTGGAAAGACAGCTTTGATAGTTATGGCTGCTTATGGTGTTGGTCCTGATACTGGAGCCCGAATTTTAAAAAATAGGGTAGAAGGTGATGATGATTATTTAATAAAACAAATAATCATTGCAGAGAAAACCTACACATTGACAAGAGGATTTTGGAAAGACTAG
- a CDS encoding single-stranded DNA-binding protein: MSEFEELISKLLEKVPELSRSVIEERINEKKEKVGAGYLTDQGAIFLVAADLGVSLEQTQNAEVAIKDLYIGAKEVTLESRVLNISPTKQFTKKDGSSFSLRTITVYDNNSTASVKLWDEKANLPGLEELKPGDLIKIIKAYVKSDLTGAPTINIGSGASIETSQSESDIVSIDSKITDVSEIKDDQRDLIVSGTLGSAMSLLEFTNSKGQPSKALKFRLKGENKNLVNVVLWGKDESILPKVIGQDAKVKLFGVRTKTGMQGLEIHGNDATIINVEGDTEIQPTIVRLLAIEKDQAGNTTGLAIDKSKKLVRITDVANTIGSFAKDDILECMPSKIFGNTIQIDQDSFVRKIDDETVPTVAEIRTKITEVSEGNDYSVEAIVLKAPERKDIQTKSGENIQLSEMFVEDDSGQVWIKGWRQQADLMDSYTLGDIITILGVNARPGLEGKLDLVLTPYSKIIKKN, from the coding sequence TTGTCTGAATTTGAAGAATTAATATCAAAATTATTGGAAAAAGTTCCTGAATTATCAAGATCGGTAATTGAAGAGAGAATTAACGAGAAGAAAGAAAAAGTGGGCGCAGGATACCTAACAGACCAAGGAGCGATTTTCCTAGTTGCAGCAGATTTAGGCGTATCACTAGAACAAACACAAAATGCAGAAGTAGCTATAAAGGACCTCTACATTGGGGCAAAAGAAGTAACTTTAGAAAGTCGTGTATTGAATATTTCTCCTACAAAACAGTTTACAAAAAAAGATGGTTCTTCATTTTCTTTAAGGACAATTACGGTTTATGATAATAACTCAACTGCAAGTGTAAAGCTTTGGGATGAAAAAGCAAATCTCCCTGGATTAGAAGAATTGAAACCAGGAGATTTAATTAAAATCATCAAGGCATATGTAAAATCTGATTTAACCGGAGCACCTACAATAAACATTGGTTCAGGTGCATCAATAGAAACATCACAATCAGAAAGTGATATTGTCTCAATTGATTCAAAAATTACAGATGTAAGCGAGATTAAGGATGATCAAAGAGACTTGATTGTTTCAGGAACATTAGGTAGTGCAATGAGTTTACTTGAGTTTACAAATTCAAAAGGTCAACCTTCAAAAGCCTTGAAGTTTAGATTGAAAGGAGAAAATAAGAATTTGGTCAATGTAGTTCTCTGGGGAAAAGATGAATCAATTCTTCCAAAAGTGATAGGTCAAGATGCCAAAGTCAAGTTGTTTGGAGTAAGAACAAAAACTGGAATGCAAGGTTTAGAAATTCATGGAAATGATGCAACAATAATCAATGTAGAAGGAGATACAGAGATTCAACCAACAATAGTAAGATTGTTAGCAATTGAAAAGGATCAAGCTGGAAACACAACAGGTTTAGCCATAGACAAATCAAAGAAATTGGTTAGAATTACAGATGTTGCAAATACAATAGGCAGTTTTGCTAAAGACGATATTTTAGAATGTATGCCGTCAAAGATTTTTGGAAACACGATACAAATTGATCAAGATTCATTTGTTAGAAAAATTGATGATGAAACTGTTCCAACTGTTGCAGAGATTAGAACAAAAATTACAGAGGTTAGTGAAGGTAATGATTATTCAGTCGAAGCAATTGTTCTAAAAGCACCTGAACGAAAAGACATTCAAACCAAAAGTGGAGAAAATATACAATTGTCTGAAATGTTTGTTGAAGATGATAGTGGGCAAGTTTGGATTAAAGGATGGAGGCAACAAGCAGACTTGATGGATAGTTACACACTGGGAGATATAATTACAATTTTAGGTGTTAATGCACGACCAGGGTTAGAAGGTAAATTAGATTTAGTGTTAACACCTTATTCAAAGATAATAAAGAAAAACTAG
- the metK gene encoding methionine adenosyltransferase — protein sequence MTKNYLFTSESVTEGHPDKVCDMISDSILDEYLKGDPNSRVAVETMTTTDFVGVAGEVTSKASFDIESVIRKTITEIGYDNPDLKFDSHSCEVMVKLDPQSPHISQGVTGTDEKEQGAGDQGLMFGYASNETEELMPLPILLAHKLTKKLTDVRKNNQLPWARPDGKSQVSIRYEDDKPKAIEAIVLSTQHSPEITNEEISSQLIEHVIKPVCGDLWNENIKIHVNPTGKFEIGGPHGDAGLTGRKIIVDSYGGMGRHGGGAFSGKDPSKVDRSACYMCRYVAKNIVAAGLADRCEVQVAYAIGVAEPVSLMVNTFGTNKISEDKIEELVNNNFDMRPAGIVEQLDLKRPIYKKTAAYGHFGRNEPEFNWEKTDKAQKLKEESGI from the coding sequence ATGACAAAAAATTATCTATTTACATCTGAATCTGTTACTGAAGGTCATCCAGACAAAGTATGTGATATGATATCAGATTCAATTTTAGATGAGTATCTAAAAGGTGATCCAAATTCAAGAGTTGCAGTAGAGACTATGACAACAACTGATTTTGTAGGTGTTGCAGGAGAAGTTACATCAAAAGCAAGTTTTGATATTGAAAGTGTTATCCGAAAAACAATTACAGAAATTGGTTATGATAATCCAGACTTGAAATTTGATTCACACTCTTGCGAAGTAATGGTAAAATTAGATCCGCAAAGCCCACATATTTCTCAAGGAGTCACCGGAACTGATGAAAAAGAACAAGGTGCAGGAGATCAAGGCTTAATGTTTGGATATGCAAGTAATGAAACAGAAGAGCTAATGCCATTACCAATCCTTTTGGCTCATAAATTAACAAAAAAATTAACAGATGTTAGAAAAAATAATCAATTGCCATGGGCAAGACCTGATGGAAAATCCCAGGTATCAATCAGATATGAAGATGATAAACCGAAAGCAATTGAAGCAATTGTTCTTTCTACACAACATTCCCCAGAAATAACAAACGAAGAGATTTCATCACAATTAATTGAACATGTTATCAAACCAGTCTGTGGAGATCTTTGGAATGAGAACATTAAGATTCATGTAAACCCAACCGGTAAATTTGAGATTGGTGGACCACATGGCGATGCTGGTTTAACTGGAAGAAAAATTATTGTTGATAGTTATGGAGGAATGGGTCGACATGGTGGCGGAGCATTTTCAGGAAAAGATCCATCAAAAGTAGATAGATCAGCATGTTACATGTGCAGATATGTTGCAAAAAATATTGTTGCTGCAGGTTTAGCCGACAGATGTGAAGTACAAGTTGCATATGCAATCGGAGTTGCAGAACCAGTTTCTTTAATGGTAAATACATTTGGTACAAATAAAATTTCAGAGGATAAAATCGAAGAGTTGGTGAATAATAATTTCGATATGAGACCAGCAGGAATTGTAGAACAGCTGGATTTGAAAAGGCCAATTTACAAAAAAACTGCAGCATACGGTCATTTTGGTAGAAATGAGCCAGAATTTAACTGGGAAAAAACAGATAAGGCTCAGAAATTAAAAGAAGAATCAGGCATTTAA
- a CDS encoding SDR family oxidoreductase, with protein sequence MNKQLTDHVVISGARGFVGKNLKKFLAKNNIHTIPISRQNFKNSKFPSLKKASHFIHLAGVGSESVDQDSFVKVNVELTKTVISLCKKNNIKNIFYFSGLGVSKNSRSSYFISKFNAEQLIKKSGLRYTIFRPSYILGSDDYLTKNISKQILKKQILIPGSGKFLLQPISIDDVCKCITVGLHSSKFSNKIIDLVGPRKITFQKLVTKSVSSKIKIKKINLESAYKSALNDISFAYGVEDLNILVGNYVGNHKKLQNLCNFKFQKIESLNA encoded by the coding sequence ATGAATAAACAACTTACCGATCATGTGGTTATATCTGGTGCTCGAGGTTTTGTGGGGAAAAATCTAAAAAAATTTCTTGCTAAAAACAATATACATACTATTCCAATTTCTCGTCAAAATTTTAAAAACAGTAAATTTCCATCATTAAAAAAAGCATCTCATTTTATTCATCTTGCAGGAGTTGGTTCTGAATCAGTTGATCAGGACTCATTTGTAAAAGTCAATGTTGAATTAACTAAAACTGTGATAAGTCTCTGTAAAAAGAATAATATCAAAAACATTTTTTATTTTAGCGGTCTTGGTGTTTCTAAAAACTCACGTTCATCTTATTTTATTTCTAAATTTAATGCTGAACAATTAATTAAAAAATCTGGTCTTAGATATACAATATTTCGACCTTCTTATATTCTTGGCAGTGATGATTATCTTACAAAAAACATCTCAAAACAAATACTGAAAAAACAAATTCTCATACCTGGTTCTGGAAAATTTCTTCTCCAACCAATTTCTATTGATGATGTTTGTAAGTGTATAACAGTAGGATTACATTCATCAAAATTTTCAAATAAAATAATTGATTTGGTAGGACCGCGAAAAATAACCTTTCAAAAATTAGTCACGAAATCTGTATCTTCTAAAATAAAAATTAAAAAAATAAATCTTGAATCAGCATATAAAAGTGCACTAAATGATATTAGTTTTGCATACGGCGTTGAGGATCTTAACATACTAGTTGGTAATTATGTTGGAAATCATAAAAAATTACAAAATTTATGTAATTTCAAATTTCAAAAAATTGAATCATTAAATGCCTGA
- a CDS encoding DnaJ domain-containing protein: MTTKIHVKFSKNAEECREILGVTKDSSHKEIKQAYRKLSLKYHPDKNPESNSGKKFKEITEAYQYLKSHRKNQSNKDEQVSGEDYQNFWKAQGEKMGDEMRFSFEELRRENQQFGGDFNQETHNREKPISQKTTHLLLYGGLGVVTLWIILNEILHF, from the coding sequence ATGACAACAAAGATCCATGTCAAGTTCAGTAAAAATGCGGAAGAATGCAGGGAAATTTTAGGAGTGACCAAAGATTCTAGTCATAAAGAGATTAAGCAAGCGTATAGAAAATTATCATTAAAGTATCATCCAGATAAAAACCCAGAAAGTAATTCTGGAAAAAAATTCAAAGAAATAACAGAAGCATATCAATATCTAAAATCTCATAGAAAAAATCAATCAAACAAGGATGAACAAGTTTCAGGAGAAGATTATCAAAATTTTTGGAAAGCGCAAGGAGAAAAAATGGGAGATGAAATGAGATTTAGTTTTGAGGAATTGAGACGGGAAAATCAACAATTTGGAGGAGATTTTAATCAAGAGACACATAATAGAGAAAAACCGATATCACAAAAAACAACGCATTTGTTACTTTATGGGGGATTAGGTGTTGTTACATTATGGATTATTCTCAATGAAATTCTCCATTTTTAA
- a CDS encoding ABC transporter ATP-binding protein, whose protein sequence is MLCIETSNLTKKYGSSLAVDGISLEIKSGQVFGFLGPNGAGKSTVIKLLTTLMPPTKGKLSVLGIDAAKSPLEIRRKIGVVLQQPSYEMTLSVENSLDKYGMMWDVDKKTRKQRTEELLTSFGLQDIRKKKNDDLSIGQRRRVQVAREFMHDMELLFLDEPTVGLDPSARRDLLDFLKKQVQKTGLTIFYTTHVLSEAEYLCDNIAIINKGKILAVDSPNELKNRFGREKTIKINLTKTSNSITDLLSGIPDCKIELEPEPTITINSSNSEVVLMNVLKILNQNNITINDLSAIPTNLEEIFLKVVSDSNEPNN, encoded by the coding sequence GTGCTCTGTATTGAAACTAGCAATCTAACAAAAAAATATGGTTCATCATTGGCAGTTGATGGAATAAGTCTTGAAATTAAATCCGGTCAAGTTTTTGGATTTTTAGGTCCAAACGGTGCAGGAAAATCTACAGTTATCAAACTTCTAACTACTCTTATGCCTCCAACTAAGGGAAAATTATCTGTTTTAGGAATAGATGCAGCAAAATCTCCATTAGAAATACGAAGAAAAATTGGTGTTGTTTTGCAACAACCTAGCTATGAAATGACATTATCTGTTGAAAATTCACTAGACAAGTATGGAATGATGTGGGATGTTGACAAAAAAACAAGAAAACAACGAACTGAGGAATTACTAACTTCATTTGGTCTACAAGATATCAGAAAAAAGAAAAATGATGATCTATCAATTGGTCAACGAAGAAGAGTTCAGGTAGCCAGAGAATTTATGCATGATATGGAATTATTATTCTTAGATGAACCAACTGTTGGTTTAGACCCTAGCGCAAGAAGAGATCTACTTGATTTTCTCAAAAAACAAGTTCAAAAAACTGGTTTAACCATATTTTATACAACACATGTACTTTCTGAAGCAGAATATCTTTGTGATAATATTGCAATCATAAACAAAGGAAAAATCTTAGCTGTTGATTCACCAAATGAATTAAAAAATAGATTTGGACGTGAAAAAACTATTAAAATTAATCTCACAAAAACCTCTAATTCGATAACTGATTTACTTTCAGGCATACCTGATTGTAAAATTGAACTTGAACCTGAACCAACTATAACCATCAATTCATCAAATTCAGAAGTTGTACTGATGAACGTTTTGAAAATTCTAAATCAAAATAATATAACAATTAATGATCTTTCTGCAATTCCTACGAATTTGGAAGAAATATTTCTTAAAGTTGTGAGTGATTCTAATGAACCCAATAATTAG
- a CDS encoding U6 snRNA-associated Sm-like protein LSm6, producing MSQTTAAKRPLTTLQKNVKKTVIVRLKNEVEYKGKMKNVDSYMNLIMTEAEELVDGKTVGKFARAILRGNNVLFIKLEDEI from the coding sequence ATGTCACAAACTACAGCTGCTAAAAGACCACTTACAACTTTACAAAAGAATGTAAAGAAAACTGTGATAGTCAGACTAAAAAATGAAGTAGAGTATAAAGGTAAAATGAAAAATGTTGATTCTTACATGAATTTGATTATGACCGAGGCTGAAGAATTAGTTGATGGTAAAACAGTAGGCAAATTTGCCAGAGCAATTCTAAGAGGCAATAACGTACTATTCATAAAATTAGAAGACGAAATCTAA
- a CDS encoding ABC transporter permease: MNPIIRLVYRNLTISINPGFIIWQILFPLIYIFVAGFAYTSLIENVPFGNKDLSYPAFLASGMIGFNIMNSTLISGIIIWNDRRHGMFEQIMSGPYTRSDYILSNIVTIGIIGLVSAGLITAVGYPVFFESVDFSIVTIPLLIFASVVGAILFGSIASIISTRLRSSEGFNVIINTVFLFFAFASTAFYPAQGAPQPLATAFYINPLSYLVDIVRAGIFGQITDFVIMEMIFLIVLASVLFVIATKLLTKLDF, from the coding sequence ATGAACCCAATAATTAGACTCGTTTATAGAAATCTAACAATTTCTATTAATCCTGGTTTTATAATTTGGCAAATTCTATTTCCGTTAATCTACATATTTGTTGCCGGATTTGCATATACCTCCTTAATAGAAAATGTTCCATTTGGAAATAAAGATCTTAGTTATCCTGCATTTCTAGCATCTGGTATGATAGGATTCAACATAATGAATAGTACATTGATTTCTGGGATAATTATCTGGAATGATAGAAGACATGGTATGTTTGAACAAATTATGTCTGGTCCATACACACGTTCTGATTACATACTAAGTAATATTGTTACAATTGGAATCATTGGCTTAGTCAGTGCTGGTTTAATCACAGCTGTTGGGTATCCTGTATTTTTTGAATCAGTTGACTTTTCTATCGTTACCATTCCTCTGCTAATATTTGCATCAGTGGTTGGTGCAATTTTATTTGGATCAATTGCATCTATAATCTCAACAAGATTACGTTCAAGTGAAGGATTTAATGTAATCATTAACACAGTCTTTCTATTTTTTGCATTTGCAAGTACCGCATTTTATCCTGCACAAGGTGCACCACAACCGCTTGCAACTGCATTTTACATTAATCCACTTTCTTATCTTGTAGATATCGTACGAGCTGGAATATTTGGACAAATTACTGATTTCGTAATTATGGAAATGATATTTCTGATCGTCTTAGCCTCAGTCTTGTTTGTCATTGCAACGAAATTATTGACAAAATTAGATTTTTAA
- a CDS encoding DUF354 domain-containing protein → MKIWFDILTPKQYLFFEYFIQKLRKQHKIVSTSRKYDQVNGIRKFGSINPIIIGKHGGKDSVDKLLASLKRTELLTKKIETNRPDLLISFCSPEASRIAFGLGIPHIAFSDSPQAKAVMKLSLPYVTKLLTPWIIPKKDFKEFGINSRNIIQYRAIDAGVIIKNYRKTRKRKSNVKKTILIRPEESEAAYIKKESKTIKIIEKIIEKFPDEKKIVLSRYKEQSNEVKRVFGKDVFIFSKPVSGKGLLDSVNCFVGSGGTMTAEAGLLGIPTISMNSVPNRIEEFLVKNKIIIRSESPNRISKEVFQSLNNINIINKRKQNARKLVASFEDPYQVLLKTIRTL, encoded by the coding sequence TTGAAGATCTGGTTTGACATTCTAACACCAAAACAATACTTGTTTTTTGAATATTTTATACAAAAACTTAGAAAACAACACAAAATTGTTTCAACTTCTAGGAAATATGATCAAGTAAATGGAATCAGAAAATTTGGTTCAATAAATCCAATTATCATTGGAAAACATGGAGGGAAAGATAGCGTAGACAAATTACTTGCAAGTTTGAAACGAACTGAATTATTGACGAAGAAAATTGAGACAAATAGACCAGATTTACTCATTAGTTTTTGTTCTCCAGAAGCATCCAGGATTGCATTTGGTTTGGGAATTCCACATATTGCATTTTCTGATTCACCGCAAGCCAAAGCAGTAATGAAATTATCACTTCCTTATGTAACGAAATTATTAACACCATGGATAATTCCAAAGAAAGATTTTAAAGAATTTGGAATAAACTCAAGAAACATCATACAGTATAGAGCAATCGATGCAGGTGTAATAATAAAAAATTATAGAAAAACAAGGAAAAGAAAATCAAATGTTAAAAAAACTATCTTAATTCGTCCTGAAGAATCTGAGGCTGCATACATTAAGAAAGAAAGTAAAACCATAAAAATTATTGAGAAAATTATTGAAAAGTTTCCTGATGAGAAAAAAATTGTTTTATCAAGATACAAAGAACAGAGTAATGAAGTAAAGAGAGTTTTTGGAAAAGATGTCTTTATTTTTTCAAAACCAGTTAGTGGAAAGGGTTTGTTGGACAGTGTAAATTGCTTTGTCGGGTCAGGAGGTACAATGACTGCAGAAGCAGGATTATTAGGAATTCCAACTATTTCAATGAATTCAGTGCCAAATAGAATTGAAGAATTTCTAGTAAAAAATAAAATAATTATTCGAAGTGAAAGTCCAAATAGGATCTCAAAAGAAGTTTTTCAATCATTAAATAATATCAATATTATTAATAAAAGAAAGCAGAATGCTAGAAAACTAGTTGCATCATTTGAAGACCCATATCAAGTTCTTTTAAAAACAATAAGGACATTATAA